From a region of the Piliocolobus tephrosceles isolate RC106 unplaced genomic scaffold, ASM277652v3 unscaffolded_39362, whole genome shotgun sequence genome:
- the LOC113223172 gene encoding interferon lambda-3-like, with product VRERPVALEAELALTLKVLEAAADADSALVDVLDQPLHTLHHILAQLRACIQPQPTAGPRPWGRLHHWLHRLQEAPKKESPGCLEASVTFNLFRLLTRDLKCVASGDLCV from the exons GGAGCGCCCTGTGGCTTTGGAGGCTGAGCTGGCCCTGACGCTGAAGGTTCTGGAGGCCGCCGCTGACGCTGACTCGGCCCTGGTGGATGTCTTGGACCAGCCCCTTCACACCCTGCACCACATCCTAGCCCAGCTCCGGGCCTGT ATCCAGCCTCAGCCTACGGCAGGGCCCAGGCCCTGGGGCCGCCTCCACCACTGGCTACACCGGCTCCAGGAGGCCCCAAAAAAG GAGTCCCCTGGCTGCCTCGAGGCCTCTGTCACCTTCAACCTCTTCCGCCTCCTCACGCGGGACCTGAAATGTGTCGCCAGCGGGGACCTGTGTGTTTGA